ttattgaatACACGTTATTGTTCTTCGAAAAATTCTTGTCAACCACATCTCCTTGTTATCTTCCATCTCAGGTCCTAATGATTATTAAAGGGGTATTCAGGAGATATGAAAGATGGAACCCTGTGCATCCAACATCTGGAGCCTTTTGGGGCATGGGAATAGGCATTGGTTGTGGTGTTGGATGGGGCCCTGGTTTTGGCCCTGAGGCAATTGGTTATGTTGGCTCAGGCTGTGGTGTTGGATTTTGCGTTGGTATAACTCTGGTTGGTTTTGGCATTGGCCTACCTGCAAATGGCCTCTATGAAGTTCCTTACAATGGTATGGTattcaatttgtaatttaaccATTTCCCATGCTACATTTTCTATCAGTTGCTTTGCATATAAGGATGATTCACGCTGTTCTTATGCATTTTGGGAAACATAAACACATCATGTTTAATCTGCCTGGATTTTCAGTTGTGAATGTGTACCTTGTTGATATTAATGTTTGCATGTGTCTGTCTGAGTGAAGGATTGTAGTATTGATTCTTGAGTGCAAAAGCTTGATCAATACATTCTTTTCCTAGCTGTTATGGCTACAGGAAGTGGTGCAATGGAATTAGCCCGTTCTAGTGGTCTTGTCACGAAAGATATTGTAGGGGATGGCTGGAATAACATTGCACCTCGCATCTCTGGTCTGCAAACAGAAGCATATAGAAGATTCTCTAGCTTTAAGCAGAAATGTTGCTCGGACAAAGAGTTTGATTTATTTGACAGGAACAGCAAGCTGCCAGCCTTTACTAGGTCTATTTCAGAAAGTTTAGGAACATTTGGTGGTCGCTTCTTCCACCCTCGCAAAGGTTAGCTAACAAATGCAAATTGAGTTTgttgtaattttgaaaatattaatattttcttgtGAATATAGCATTGGTGCTACTAAGTGGTTTAGGTTGATTTATCATatgattcttatatatttttttctttccttttttttggttggggagGGGTGGGGGTGTCTTGGAACTGTCTTACGCTCTTTTCAGAGTTTTTCAACTATTAATTCCTCCTTGTTTTGTAGATATTGTTACAGTGCTATTGATGTGAATGTTTCTTGTGTTTATACGCTTGCTTGTAGTTTTTGGCAATATTGACTTCCATAATTTTTACCATGATAGTTTTGAAGAAgctaagatgaaaaaaaaaaaatgaaattctatGGTTGTCGTTTTTTACTCCCTTTAGGATCTTCCTTAAGTTGGTTTGAAACTAGGCCTCTTTTAGTTGATAtctttgagaaattttttttaaaaataaagtgatTTGATGAGTTAAGAACAGTGTGGTTGTTTGTTAAAAGGTTCTTATATTTTGGTCCCACCAATTAGTTTACCGAAGACATTTTTAGCTAATGGTTTTGAGTATTGAGTACAACTATACCTGGCAAATGCATTAGAAAAGTAGGAAACTTCTTACTTAGCCAAAATAATCTACTTTTAGATTTGAAGTGATTCAAGGAGCGCaaagacaattttattttaatttggtttatataattttagagtcaaatatatttttctcttggTTTGTTCACTGTTATTCTAGGTCTTCTTATCTAATTAAGTTTTtagcattttatataatttcttaaGAGTTTTGGGACTATGCTTGGTTGTTGTATTTAATTTCCTAGAGTTAAGGTTGTTTTCGTTAGTAAATAATTGGCTTTGATCCAAGTTAGTTAGGATTGGAGTTTAGTCCTAGTAGTCTATATAAGCATGCTATTGTAATTGTATGGAGACTGTATGATGAATCAAACTTCAGTTGAAAATTTTCCAACAGCTTAG
The sequence above is drawn from the Quercus lobata isolate SW786 chromosome 12, ValleyOak3.0 Primary Assembly, whole genome shotgun sequence genome and encodes:
- the LOC115972134 gene encoding cadmium-induced protein AS8 isoform X1; this translates as MEVLMIIKGVFRRYERWNPVHPTSGAFWGMGIGIGCGVGWGPGFGPEAIGYVGSGCGVGFCVGITLVGFGIGLPANGLYEVPYNAVMATGSGAMELARSSGLVTKDIVGDGWNNIAPRISGLQTEAYRRFSSFKQKCCSDKEFDLFDRNSKLPAFTRSISESLGTFGGRFFHPRKGLRGLEPATSAWTGRCSDQLNFKILGGSGL
- the LOC115972134 gene encoding cadmium-induced protein AS8 isoform X2, with amino-acid sequence MIIKGVFRRYERWNPVHPTSGAFWGMGIGIGCGVGWGPGFGPEAIGYVGSGCGVGFCVGITLVGFGIGLPANGLYEVPYNAVMATGSGAMELARSSGLVTKDIVGDGWNNIAPRISGLQTEAYRRFSSFKQKCCSDKEFDLFDRNSKLPAFTRSISESLGTFGGRFFHPRKGLRGLEPATSAWTGRCSDQLNFKILGGSGL
- the LOC115972134 gene encoding cadmium-induced protein AS8 isoform X3 codes for the protein MEVLMIIKGVFRRYERWNPVHPTSGAFWGMGIGIGCGVGWGPGFGPEAIGYVGSGCGVGFCVGITLVGFGIGLPANGLYEVPYNAVMATGSGAMELARSSGLVTKDIVGDGWNNIAPRISGLQTEAYRRFSSFKQKCCSDKEFDLFDRNSKLPAFTRSISESLGTFGGRFFHPRKGSG